From one Triticum aestivum cultivar Chinese Spring chromosome 4B, IWGSC CS RefSeq v2.1, whole genome shotgun sequence genomic stretch:
- the LOC123089677 gene encoding flavin-containing monooxygenase FMO GS-OX-like 2 has protein sequence MLARPPPMSSRRVAVIGAGAAGLVAARELRREGHVPVVLERAAAIGGTWRYDAGVDAHSSVYASLRVNSSRECMGFLDFPFVAGTEGDPRRFPGHGEVLRYLEAFALRFDLHELVRLQTEVVSVRRRVHNAGVAGWSVSYCSRKVAGVGNGVEEEVFDSVVVCNGHFTEPRLADIAGIDGWPGKQMHSHSYRVPDPFHGHVVVVVGYRSSGFDISREIAGVAREVHVADRSLPSADSTCETARCDNLSFHPVIERAEEDGGVVFQDGTRVKADVIIHCTGYKYNYPFLSDDNSVISVDDNRVGQLYKHVFPPHLAPHISFIGLPFKGILFSVFQLQSNWVAGVLSGRIELPSQEEMMRDVVVFYSELEARGCPKRYTHDLGGGTTYEYDDWLAEQCGQEGIGGWRKAMYIAARKNVVNRPGNYRDEWDDSHLLPQAHQEFTKYF, from the exons ATGCTGGCTCGTCCTCCTCCGATGTCATCGCGCCGCGTTGCCGTGATAGGCGCAGGAGCTGCCGGCCTGGTGGCGGCGCGTGAGCTGAGGCGCGAAGGCCACGTTCCCGTCGTCTTAGAGCGCGCCGCGGCCATTGGCGGCACCTGGCGCTACGACGCCGGCGTTGACGCCCACTCCAGCGTCTACGCCTCTCTCCGCGTCAACAGCTCCCGCGAGTGCATGGGCTTTCTCGATTTCCCCTTCGTTGCTGGCACCGAGGGCGACCCGCGCAGGTTCCCGGGGCACGGGGAGGTGCTCCGGTACCTCGAAGCGTTCGCGCTGCGGTTCGATCTCCATGAGCTGGTCCGGCTCCAGACGGAGGTGGTCAGCGTCCGCCGCAGGGTCCATAACGCGGGCGTAGCGGGATGGAGTGTCTCGTACTGCTCGAGAAAGGTCGCCGGCGTCGGTAACGGGGTAGAGGAGGAGGTGTTCGACTCCGTGGTTGTCTGCAACGGCCACTTCACCGAGCCCCGCCTCGCCGACATCGCCG GCATAGATGGCTGGCCAGGGAAGCAGATGCACAGCCACAGCTACCGTGTCCCAGACCCATTTCACGGGCAC GTTGTGGTGGTAGTAGGATACCGGAGCAGCGGATTTGACATTTCGAGGGAAATTGCTGGGGTCGCCAGAGAGGTCCATGTTGCCGATCGCTCGCTACCTTCAGCTGATTCCACGTGTGAGACTGCCCGCTGTGACAACCTGTCGTTTCATCCGGTG ATCGAGCGTGCTGAGGAAGATGGCGGCGTGGTGTTCCAGGACGGCACTCGGGTGAAGGCGGATGTCATCATCCACTGCACAGG ATACAAGTACAACTATCCATTCCTCAGTGACGACAACTCTGTTATCTCTGTTGACGACAATCGTGTGGGCCAGCTATACAAGCATGTCTTCCCGCCGCACTTGGCTCCTCACATCTCATTCATCGGATTGCCCTTTAAG GGTATCCTTTTCTCTGTGTTCCAACTCCAAAGCAACTGGGTTGCCGGAGTTCTGTCAGGAAGGATCGAGCTGCCATCACAAGAGGAGATGATGCGGGATGTGGTTGTATTTTACTCAGAGTTGGAAGCTCGCGGTTGCCCCAAAAGATACACTCATGACCTTGGAGGAGGCACTacg TATGAGTATGACGATTGGCTCGCGGAGCAATGCGGGCAAGAGGGTATAGGCGGGTGGAGGAAAGCGATGTACATTGCGGCGAGGAAGAATGTGGTGAATCGCCCGGGGAACTACCGGGACGAATGGGACGACAGCCACTTGCTACCACAAGCGCACCAGGAATTCACCAAGTATTTTTGA